TTTCTCCATCTTCTTCTTCGGTTTTTTCGCTGGCGGTTTATTTTGAACCCGACTGGTGAAACAGGACTGCTGTTGGACCGGATTTTGAGTgtttgaatgaatttggagagcTTTTTCCGGTAAGTATGTGAGTGAATACTCTGAAAATGAGTCTTCAACAAAATGAGACAGCCATTCCAGGTTGTCCAAATCACCTCCCTGCAAAAAAAGGGTCAGTCCTCTTCATTAATTTCACCCAGTTTATACAAGTAAAAAATAAACTTTCTTTTTTAACGGAACAACAACATGTCCCGTGTAATTTTACAAGTGGAGTTTGAGCAGAGTAAGATGTATGCAGGCCTCACCAAGTAGGGTAGGGTAGGGGTTGTTTCTGATAAACCTAGGAGGAAGTAGTAATGAAACGAAAATAACAAACAGCAAAAGGCAGACACGCAAAGCAAATAAAACAACAATAATAGTAAGAAAAGGGGGCTAAGCTTACAGGAAGACTGAGTTGACTACCAAGGATAGAATCAAAATCTTCTTTCTCAGAAGGAATAAGGCTAGACTTGTTGGTGAGTGTTACTTTATCACTTTCCTTATCCTGTGGTTGTAGCTTTTGGGGCGAAAGATAATTGTTGTTTTCATGTCCTTGGTCGTCGTCGTCAGGGAAGTCATTGGAAAAATCAAGGAGGTCGTCAACGAACAAGTCATCGCCTGAGCTGCCCAATTTATCCATTTCCTGTTCAACACACACAGACTTTGTAAGAAATATAGAAACATGCCTAGGAAATCTGAGAAGCAGGTTCAATTTAAGAGTAGAAATTACCAGAAGAAAGTGGGTGGTGTAGAAGAGGGGGATAAAGGAGGGGTAAAAGTGATTGAATTGGGAATAGCGTTAGGTAAAGAATTGAATGGGACACAGGAAACACATGAAACCTTACTCCACATACTGGTCAAGTACGTATTGGATAATTAACTAGTTAACTAGGTTAAGATAGGATTAAAAGAAAATATCATACGTTTCTATATTAAATTTAcgaaaaagggcctaaaataccctcgaactattgaaaatggagcaaaaataccctccatccacctttcagcccccaaatacccttaccatccacctattgggtctaaaataccctatTGCTAACAGAATATTCTGGTCAAACACGTGGTATTTTTTTATTAgttggcttataaaattaattaaactaattgaccagataacccaagtgccccccaccccctacccccccgaccccccccccctcggtgaattttttttttttttttgaaaaaaaagttgacattttttttgcaccccaccccgcacccctacccccccccccccgacgcaaaaaaaattaatatttttgaaaaaaaaagttttgacgttttttttgggtttttttagctgggaggggaggggggcgtagggggagggtgcggggtggaaaaaaagccaacttgtgccttttagatttttggggggtggggggggggggtgcgggggaggtgtagggtgcggggtggggtgcaaaaaaaatattgtagtctacacttgtgccttttagatttttggttgaaaatataccatgttttttagggtgagatatattttttttttttggtaactcaattacattagacattttaatttatcaagacatttcacagtacttgtgcattttactaggaagttgagaagcgtaacaatattttttttgcaccccaccccgcaccctacacctccccccccccctcccagctgaaaaaaaaagttgacttttttttccaccccgcaccctccccctccccccaccccccaaaccccgcaccctacgcccccctccccccaccccccaaaccccgcaccctacgcccccctcccctcccagctaaaaaaacccaaaaaaaaaacgtcaaatttttttttttcaaaaatattaattttttttgcatcgaggggggggggggataggggtgcggggtggggtgcaaaaataaatgtcaacttttttttcaaaaaaaaaaaaaaaaattcacgaggggggggtcgggtcggggggtgggggcactatctggtcaatattgcaaaagttaattagtttaattaattttataatccaaccaatagaaaaatgacacgtgtttaatgaaaagattattttagtgataagggtattttagacccaataggtggtgataagggtattttagacccaataggtggatgataagggtatttgggggctgaaaggtggatggagggtatttttgctccattttcaatagttcaagggtattttaggcccttttccgttaaatttataaataaatatcaTTCCCTTCAATTCAAAATAATCATTCACTTTGCCTTTAGAACCTTTGGAGGTGTTAAAAGGGCCTGATCCAGCCTAACCCAACCGCCTAAATGACCAAAGAATTAAATAGGCTAGGACGGACTGACCCTTTTTATTAAAAGGCCACTAAAATGACATCCTAACTCAGTCCTAAATGAGCCGCGGACTATTTTTGTTCACTAATTCAAGTCACGTCCAAATCAAATTAAACACAACATAATTTTTAAGACTAAAAAGCATAACTCCAGTTTCTAATttactacttagtagtaagtatatttttttttttcattaccttttatcttttcatttaatttacttatatttttaaaacattaatttatttattattatttttgggcCTCGTGGGCTGGCCTCAGCCCAACCTTGAGGCTAGCGGGCCAGGAGAGGTTGGGCTATTGAGCCTCACTTCTATTATATGTTTTAAATATTGTATTTAAGTTGTTTTTTCAATCtaaaattttatatatttatatgttcattattttcatgtattaattatgaataatattaaaaaattcggaaaagggcctaaaatacccttgaactattgaaaatggagcaaaaataccctccatccacctttcagcccccaaatacccttatcatccacctattgggtctaaaatacccttatcaccacctattgggtctaaaatacccttatcactaacataatcttttcattaaacacgtgtcatttttctattggttggattataaaattaattaaactaattaacttttgcaatattgaccagatagtgcccccccccccccccccccccgtgaaaaaataaattttgaaaaaaaagttgacatttttttttgcaccccaccccacacccctacccccccccccccccccgacgcaaaaaaattaatatttttgaaaaaaaaagttttgacgtttttttttgggtttttttagctgggaggggagggggcgtagggtgcggggtttggggagtggggggagggggagggtgcggggtggaaaaacaagtcaactttttttttcagctgggaggggggggggaggtgtagggtgcagggtggggtgcaaaaaaaaaattgttacgcttctcaacttcctagtaaaaagcacaagtactgtgaaatgtcttgataaattaaaatgtctaatgtaattgagttaccaaaaaaaaaaaatatctcaccctaaaaaacatggtatattttcaaccaaaaatctaaaaggcacaagtgtagactacaatattttttttgcaccccaccccgcaccctacacctcccccgcacccccccctcccccaccccccaaaaatctaaaaggcacaagttgactttttttccaccccgcaccctccctctacgccccctcccctcccagctaaaaaaacccaaaaaaaacgtcaaaactttttttttcaaaaatattaattttttttgcgtcggggggggggggggggtaggggtgcggggtgggtgcaaaaaaaaatgtcaacatttttttcaaaaaaaaaaaaacaaatcaccggggggggggggtagggggtagggggtgggggcacttgggttatctggtcaattagtttaattaattttataagccaaccaataaaaaaatgccacgtgtttgaccagaatattctgttagcaataggggtattttagacccaataggtggatggtaagggtatttgggggctgaaaggtggatggagggtatttttgctccattttcaatagttcgagggtattttaggcccttttccgtaaaaCATTTAGTATTTTATGCAATAATTATGATGAATTGAATcctaaaaaatataaatatttattttaatttcgTAAATATTTTTTTCTAAGAATTTATAGTTGTCACGTCAATTAAAtaggcatcagaaattatatttTTGACTAAATTTACCATGTGAGCTAACAAGACAAAATTGAATGACTTAGTTGAGTGAGTATAATAATCAATTAATCAAAGCTGAGTAACCATCAAAACTCTCAACTCATAAAGATTCATTTTGGGTAACTTATCGGCCTTGCTGCCTTGAGCGCAATAATTTGAATGTTTTTGAGTAGGTGAAACGAAATAAAAACTAGGTTTAACTTTATTTCCAAAAGCAAtgtaaaagtaaaaaagaaacgCTGAGTTTCATAATCCCACTTCATGAGATTACGAATTTATGAGGTGTAGCCCCCACCTACACAAAGAAGGAACTTtattttggagaaaaaaaaagaagggaagaGTAAAAGGGCAATGATAATTGATATCAATGTTTCTATTTATAAGAGGTGAACTTCAAATCTTTTGGTAGACCGCTCCATCTGATTTTCACTACTTTCTCCGTTCATTACTTGTTCAGTTTGaatcacattctttaagaattaataattaatatgaatattttaccataatactcATATTACTAACTGATGTTTAGTcttaaattttgaaataatttgaGGAATAAATAATTAATGCTAAGGAAAAAacatgaaaaaaatatatatttatgtttttCTCTTTATATGCttaaagtgacaagtaaaagtgaaaatatgTTTTAGTATAGTGGATAAGTAAAAATATATGGAGGGAATAATTACGtgaacatatttttaaaaaaatcaaatttaaaatAAGTGAACTTAATTTAGGGCCAGTTAGGAAGTTAGTGTATAATTATTAAGATAATAATTACACAATGTAGTAATTATATAGTATTACAGTGTAATTAGTAATTAGAATAACTTATTTGTTTtttcataacaaaattatatgataattttaTTGTCATATTTGGTTGCACGAGTGTAATTACATACTTATTATTGATGTATTTTAATTAAAGCGCATTGTAAAAGTTATTTCccccgtcctaatttatgtgacattttcaGATTTTGAGAGTCAAATGAGTTTTCTTTGACATCGATCTTTTTCATTGTCTTCTAAATTATCAATTATTGTGACTTCTAGTACTTGTTGTTATCTTCGTGTTAAGAAATTAGCAATTGGAAATAGAAAAATAGCTAGAATAACAAGTTCCTAGCAAAATAGAAAATTGTGTTTCCTTAAGGGATTTAATTCCCTCACAATTTTTCAAGATCTGGATTAATTCCTCCAAAGATTGAAGGGAATACTATTATGTAACTAGGGAATTGAAATTGCAGAAATTCAGCAAACTTAATAAACGGTAGCAAATCACACTAACATGTACTGTTGCTTTTAAAAATGATGCACAGAAGAGGGGAAGAAGAAGATGAATTATCTTCGTATATTTCAGTGTGTAAAAATGAGGCCAAAAGCCTCAGAATTTATAGCCAAAGGCTGGGTGAATTGAAAGAGGTATGAAGGTGCCTTTTCGGGAAACACATATCCGAACCAGAACTTGTACAATTTTATTTTTGGAAAATGATCATTGTTGATATAGTTAATTCAAAACTGTCACGACAAattaacgaaaaaaaaaaaaaaaaactttggtgGAAAAATTTATCAATCAATTATATTATGTGATCAAAACCAAAATCAAAATCCGTGAGCCAGCGAGGAGGAAGTCAAAGTTGATCAAGTCGAGCAACGACGACAACACGAGGCTTGCCTTCTTTTCAGCCCTTTAAGAGTTGGAAGAAGTGCTTCTATATATAAGCACAATAACTTTCTTCTCTTTAATCAATGAGGGACAAAGTCGCTTTGTGAAAAGAACCTTGTTCAAATTTTAATTTCCCTCAATTTCTCAATTCATGCTACCCTTAAGTAATAtggtatatatatcatatactgtcAGAGTATCATAAAAAATTGGATCATTCCTTCAAAAAATGCCACTAAGTCGTCTATGgtacccacatggtatatcatatactggcagggtatcatagaggacgacaattcattccttcaagaaaaacactcagtCTTTTATAGGTAATtgtctcttttttcttcttttctttcttatttctcTACTTCTTATCTTTTGTAGTAGGTGGGAATCATAAAGGACCGAGAACTTTTTTAAAGAAATAAATCAgttcttagagcctgtttggattggcttataagttgcttataagctgttttcagtttttttgagtgtttggctggtcagcttaaagtcattttgtgcttaaaataagctcaaaaaaataatcgggcccatttgacttagcttatctaaagcagtttataagttTGAGACTTGACATGGTATGGGGACTGGGTCCTTGCCCCGTATACCCGacgtcgcacaagttccaaggggtttctaggGACCCCAGGCATGCTAACATCGGGGAAGGCTCGGACAACCCCAAACTACCACGACTCATTTCAAAACTAATAAACCCCAAGTGAGACAGTAGAGAGCATAGGGCTGtaagacttagaaaaaaaatcaacTAAGCTCACACATAACAAAACAACAACACTGCCCAGGAAACAAAAGATATAGA
Above is a genomic segment from Lycium barbarum isolate Lr01 chromosome 12, ASM1917538v2, whole genome shotgun sequence containing:
- the LOC132623713 gene encoding GATA transcription factor 6-like; amino-acid sequence: MDKLGSSGDDLFVDDLLDFSNDFPDDDDQGHENNNYLSPQKLQPQDKESDKVTLTNKSSLIPSEKEDFDSILGSQLSLPGGDLDNLEWLSHFVEDSFSEYSLTYLPEKALQIHSNTQNPVQQQSCFTSRVQNKPPAKKPKKKMEKRVGFGAKQCSHCGVQKTPLWRTGPLGEKTLCNACGVRFKSGRLLPEYRPASSPTFSNGLHSNSHRKVLEMRHKKEIGAGSSDFLKD